From a region of the Williamsia phyllosphaerae genome:
- a CDS encoding TetR/AcrR family transcriptional regulator — protein MTDSTSTRDDIRTRIVGVAAALMRDHGASAVTTRRVAQDADVQPPTIYRLFGDKDGLLEAVAEHVLAEHVSTKRRITAAAESDGVDPLVDLSEGWRTQVEFGVANPELFRLMSDPQRMTRSRAAEAGMEVFRTRIRRVAETGRLRVSETRALALVQAAGVGAIQVLLATPPPDRDADLSEAMLDAVLRQILTDVPVRDEDDRTAAAVAFRAITPSLDMLSASERGLLAEWLDRVVAGI, from the coding sequence GTGACCGATTCGACCAGCACACGAGACGACATCCGGACGCGGATCGTCGGGGTTGCCGCCGCACTGATGCGCGATCACGGCGCCTCTGCGGTAACCACCCGCAGGGTCGCCCAGGATGCCGATGTACAACCGCCGACGATCTACCGCCTGTTCGGCGACAAGGACGGGCTTCTCGAGGCCGTCGCCGAACACGTGCTGGCCGAGCACGTCTCGACGAAGAGAAGGATCACCGCAGCCGCCGAGTCAGATGGTGTCGATCCCCTGGTCGACCTGAGCGAGGGATGGAGAACGCAGGTCGAGTTCGGCGTCGCCAACCCGGAACTGTTCCGTTTGATGTCCGACCCGCAGCGGATGACGCGATCGCGGGCCGCCGAGGCGGGCATGGAGGTCTTTCGAACCCGGATACGCCGGGTCGCCGAGACAGGTCGCCTGCGGGTGAGCGAGACCCGCGCACTCGCACTGGTCCAGGCGGCGGGCGTGGGCGCCATCCAGGTCCTCCTCGCGACCCCACCCCCAGACCGCGACGCCGACCTGTCCGAAGCCATGCTCGACGCCGTCCTCCGGCAGATCCTCACCGACGTCCCGGTACGCGACGAGGACGACCGGACGGCGGCCGCGGTGGCTTTCCGTGCGATCACCCCTTCCCTCGACATGCTCAGCGCCTCGGAACGCGGGCTGCTGGCCGAGTGGCTCGACCGGGTCGTCGCCGGTATCTGA
- a CDS encoding SDR family oxidoreductase, giving the protein MIVITGATGALNGATVDHLLERVPATEISVVARDVSRAQRFADLGIAVRRGDYADPASLPGAFEGADQLLLVSSNDRQADTVALHRNAVEAAVTAGVGRILYTSHQGAASDTPFGPGRSHAATEQLLDESGVPWTSLRNGFYAHSLVMMAGPWRETGVITVPADGPVSWTSREDAAEAAAAIIATNGAYDGPITLTAGAAPTFEDVARTASEVAGRTVRRVVMDADDWIDVQVAAGQPEFVARFMLGMYQAAAGGYFADVDPLLSNLLGREPRTVRDVLDSPAAH; this is encoded by the coding sequence ATGATCGTCATCACCGGAGCGACCGGCGCACTCAACGGCGCCACCGTCGACCATCTGCTCGAACGTGTACCCGCGACAGAGATATCGGTGGTGGCCAGAGATGTCTCGAGAGCCCAGCGCTTCGCCGACCTCGGGATCGCCGTGCGACGGGGCGACTACGCCGACCCTGCCTCGCTACCGGGCGCCTTCGAGGGTGCCGACCAGCTGCTGCTCGTGTCGTCCAACGATCGGCAGGCGGACACGGTCGCGCTGCACCGCAACGCTGTCGAGGCGGCCGTGACCGCAGGTGTGGGCCGCATTCTGTACACGAGCCATCAGGGCGCAGCGAGCGACACCCCGTTCGGACCCGGCCGGAGCCATGCGGCGACGGAGCAGTTGCTCGACGAGTCGGGTGTGCCGTGGACCTCCCTGCGCAACGGCTTCTATGCCCACAGCCTGGTCATGATGGCCGGGCCGTGGCGCGAGACCGGTGTGATCACGGTCCCGGCTGATGGTCCGGTGTCGTGGACGTCGCGAGAGGATGCGGCCGAAGCCGCCGCGGCGATCATCGCGACCAACGGCGCCTACGACGGACCGATCACCCTGACCGCCGGTGCGGCACCGACGTTCGAGGACGTCGCGAGGACCGCGTCCGAAGTGGCCGGCCGAACCGTTCGACGAGTTGTGATGGATGCCGACGACTGGATTGATGTCCAAGTCGCCGCAGGGCAACCGGAGTTCGTCGCCCGTTTCATGCTCGGGATGTATCAGGCGGCGGCGGGCGGATACTTCGCCGACGTCGACCCGCTGCTGAGCAACCTCCTGGGCCGTGAACCCAGAACCGTTCGCGACGTGCTCGATTCGCCGGCGGCCCACTGA
- a CDS encoding sensor histidine kinase codes for MGDPATVSNRLTWLRRRLAGVRIRLTVIATLLLAVALALAAAIMLFVLHESLLNAADGATSARAGQIAEALQSDSPSTIDAGLLTPSNDVDAIQIVSRDGRVLAGTPNARQNPLSDSLAPGARRTVDDARMGSGDDEYRGSVLGVTTPRGPFTVIVGAAEGPINDVVLTVAVLFCVVFPIILLMLGAAVHYVVGRTLRPVEQIRYQVASMSSSDLSRRVSEPDTGDEIATLASTMNQMLDRLQSARERQLHFVGDASHELRSPLMTIVGMLDLARTSGRPLDIDTIDTVVLPEAHRLQTMVDDLLLLARADEHGVPLTVEEVDLDDIVDAEARRLERLGRVRVHAHVEAIRVRGDRDKLTRAIRNLADNAERHALGCVDISMSRDSDAGTASVIISDDGPGIPEPDRQRVFHRFVRLDTDRQRSSGGSGLGLAIVAEIVHAHDGDVRVADAVGGGAAVTVVLPIQGADHTDEPPSAASR; via the coding sequence ATGGGCGATCCCGCAACCGTGAGCAACCGTCTCACCTGGTTACGCAGACGACTGGCCGGGGTTCGGATCCGGCTGACAGTCATCGCCACCCTGCTGCTGGCGGTGGCGCTGGCACTGGCCGCTGCGATCATGCTGTTCGTCCTGCACGAGTCACTGCTCAACGCCGCCGACGGGGCCACATCCGCGCGGGCGGGCCAGATCGCCGAGGCGTTGCAGAGCGATTCCCCGAGCACCATCGACGCCGGCTTGCTGACCCCGTCCAACGACGTCGACGCCATCCAGATCGTGAGCCGGGACGGACGGGTTCTGGCCGGAACACCCAACGCCCGCCAGAACCCGTTGTCGGACAGTCTCGCCCCGGGTGCGCGACGCACTGTCGACGACGCGCGGATGGGTTCGGGCGATGACGAGTACCGCGGGAGCGTTCTCGGCGTGACGACCCCGCGGGGACCGTTCACCGTGATCGTCGGTGCTGCCGAGGGACCGATCAATGATGTGGTGCTGACCGTTGCGGTGCTCTTCTGCGTGGTGTTCCCGATCATCCTTCTCATGCTGGGCGCCGCCGTCCACTACGTCGTCGGGCGCACCCTCCGACCGGTGGAGCAGATCCGCTACCAGGTCGCGTCGATGTCGAGTTCGGACCTGAGCCGTCGCGTGTCGGAACCGGACACCGGCGACGAGATCGCAACGCTCGCATCGACGATGAACCAGATGCTGGACCGCCTGCAGTCCGCTCGCGAACGTCAGCTGCATTTCGTCGGCGACGCCTCCCACGAACTGCGTAGCCCCCTGATGACGATCGTCGGGATGCTCGATCTGGCGCGCACCAGCGGTCGCCCCCTCGACATCGACACGATCGACACGGTGGTCCTGCCGGAGGCGCATCGCCTGCAGACCATGGTCGACGATCTGCTCCTGTTGGCGAGGGCGGACGAGCACGGCGTCCCACTGACCGTGGAGGAGGTCGACCTCGACGACATCGTCGACGCCGAGGCGCGGCGTCTCGAACGGCTCGGACGGGTGCGGGTGCACGCGCACGTCGAGGCGATACGGGTACGAGGCGATCGCGACAAGCTCACCCGCGCCATACGAAACCTCGCCGACAACGCCGAGCGTCATGCCCTCGGTTGTGTCGACATCTCCATGTCCAGGGATTCCGACGCCGGCACCGCATCGGTGATCATCAGCGACGACGGGCCCGGCATTCCCGAACCGGATCGACAGCGGGTGTTCCACCGGTTCGTCCGACTCGACACCGATCGTCAACGGTCAAGCGGCGGTTCGGGCCTGGGGCTCGCGATCGTCGCCGAGATCGTGCACGCGCACGACGGCGACGTACGCGTGGCGGACGCGGTCGGCGGCGGAGCCGCCGTGACGGTGGTCCTCCCGATCCAGGGTGCCGATCACACCGACGAGCCACCATCGGCGGCGAGTCGATAA